A genomic stretch from Planctomycetaceae bacterium includes:
- a CDS encoding fumarate reductase/succinate dehydrogenase flavoprotein subunit, producing MVRVASETLNSRVPDGPIQEKWDKHRFNLKLVNPANKRKFSVIVVGTGLAGGAAAASLGELGYNVKAFCFQDSPRRAHSIAAQGGINAAKNYQNDGDSIWRLFYDTVKGGDFRAREANVYRLAQVSNNIIDQCVAQGVPFAREYGGTLSNRSFGGAQVSRTFYSRGQTGQQLLLGAYQSLMRQVGIGKVKMFARREMMDLIVVDGIARGIVVRNLVTGEFEVHTADAVVLCTGGYGNVYYLSTNAKGCNVTAAWRCHRRGALFANPCYTQIHPTCIPVTGDYQSKLTLMSESLRNDGRVWVPKNKGDKRSPSEIPDDERDYYLERRYPSFGNLAPRDISSRAAKERCDAGYGVGSTGLAVYLDFRDAIKRDGEDVIRRKYGNLFHMYEKITADNPYQVPMKIYPAVHYTMGGLWVDYNLMSNIPGLYVLGEANFSDHGANRLGASALMQGLSDGYFVIPYTIGDHLAQANLPKISDDHPACIQAKQDAENRMSQLLNIGGRQSVDSFHRELGKVMWEYCGMGRTRSGLETAISEIRGLRDRFWKDVRVLGSGQSLNQSLEMAGRVADFMEFGELLALDALNREESCGGHFREEYQTAEGEAARNDEDYSYVAAWEFGGVGEEPTLHKENLKFENVKLATRSYK from the coding sequence ATGGTTCGCGTGGCAAGTGAAACGCTGAATTCGCGAGTTCCCGATGGTCCGATTCAGGAAAAGTGGGATAAGCACCGTTTCAACCTGAAACTGGTTAACCCGGCGAACAAGCGGAAATTCTCCGTGATTGTCGTGGGGACCGGGCTGGCGGGTGGCGCAGCTGCGGCCTCGCTCGGTGAGCTCGGCTATAATGTCAAGGCGTTCTGTTTTCAGGACAGCCCCCGCCGCGCACACAGCATCGCCGCACAAGGGGGAATCAACGCGGCAAAGAATTACCAGAACGATGGTGACAGCATCTGGCGGTTGTTTTACGACACTGTCAAGGGCGGAGACTTTCGGGCACGCGAAGCCAACGTCTATCGACTGGCTCAGGTCAGCAACAACATCATCGACCAGTGTGTTGCCCAGGGGGTGCCTTTTGCGCGTGAATACGGCGGGACTCTTTCCAATCGATCCTTCGGAGGCGCTCAGGTCTCCCGAACGTTTTACAGCCGTGGGCAAACCGGTCAGCAGCTGCTGCTGGGGGCGTACCAGTCTTTGATGCGACAGGTTGGTATCGGCAAGGTCAAAATGTTCGCTCGCCGCGAAATGATGGACCTGATCGTCGTCGATGGAATCGCGCGGGGGATCGTCGTTCGGAATCTGGTCACTGGCGAATTTGAAGTTCACACGGCCGATGCTGTGGTTCTTTGTACTGGTGGTTACGGCAACGTTTACTACCTGTCCACGAACGCAAAGGGATGTAACGTTACCGCAGCCTGGCGGTGTCATCGCCGGGGAGCGTTGTTTGCAAATCCCTGCTACACACAGATCCATCCCACGTGTATTCCAGTGACGGGTGACTATCAGTCCAAACTGACACTGATGAGCGAAAGTCTTCGCAACGACGGTCGAGTCTGGGTGCCGAAGAATAAGGGTGATAAGCGCTCACCGTCCGAGATTCCCGACGACGAACGCGACTATTACCTGGAACGCCGTTACCCCTCATTTGGAAACCTGGCACCACGTGATATTTCGTCACGAGCAGCCAAAGAACGCTGTGACGCCGGCTATGGCGTTGGCAGCACGGGGCTGGCCGTCTACCTGGATTTCAGGGACGCCATCAAACGCGATGGCGAAGACGTGATTCGCCGAAAATATGGCAACCTCTTCCATATGTATGAGAAGATCACCGCGGACAATCCCTATCAGGTGCCAATGAAGATCTACCCGGCCGTTCACTACACAATGGGTGGTCTGTGGGTGGATTATAACCTGATGAGCAATATTCCGGGGCTTTATGTGCTGGGTGAGGCGAACTTCAGTGACCATGGGGCCAACAGGCTTGGGGCGTCAGCCCTGATGCAGGGGCTGTCGGACGGTTACTTTGTTATTCCCTACACAATCGGAGATCATTTGGCTCAGGCAAATCTTCCGAAGATTTCTGACGATCATCCTGCATGTATTCAGGCAAAGCAGGATGCAGAGAATCGGATGAGCCAGTTGCTGAACATCGGTGGGCGTCAATCCGTTGACTCATTCCATCGTGAGCTCGGCAAGGTGATGTGGGAATACTGCGGGATGGGGCGGACCCGTTCCGGTCTTGAAACGGCAATCAGTGAGATTCGTGGTTTGCGGGATCGGTTCTGGAAAGATGTTCGCGTCCTGGGTTCCGGACAATCACTCAACCAAAGCCTGGAGATGGCGGGGCGTGTCGCAGACTTCATGGAATTTGGCGAACTACTGGCTCTCGATGCTTTGAATCGTGAGGAATCCTGCGGTGGTCATTTCCGCGAGGAGTATCAAACTGCTGAGGGCGAAGCCGCACGCAACGATGAAGACTATTCGTATGTGGCTGCCTGGGAATTTGGCGGCGTTGGTGAGGAACCAACACTGCACAAAGAGAATCTGAAATTCGAAAACGTTAAGCTCGCGACGAGGAGTTACAAGTAA
- a CDS encoding succinate dehydrogenase/fumarate reductase iron-sulfur subunit, whose amino-acid sequence MSDDVLNLTLRVWRQSGPNDKGGFRDYQLNGVSTHMSFLEMLDVLNEQLIQTGEEPVAFDHDCREGICGMCSLMINGQAHGPDKGTTTCQLHMRRFKSGQTVVIEPWRAAAFPVVRDLVVDRSAFDRIISAGGFVSVNTGNAPDGNAIPVPGHRQELAMDAAACIGCGACVAACKNASAMLFVSAKVSQLAILPQGQPERASRVVGMVTQMDEEGFGSCTNTSECEAACPAEISVTNIARLNREYVKAMITSDV is encoded by the coding sequence ATGAGCGATGATGTGCTGAACCTTACTCTTCGTGTGTGGCGCCAGTCTGGACCGAATGACAAAGGGGGATTTCGGGACTACCAACTGAACGGCGTGAGCACTCACATGTCGTTCCTTGAGATGCTGGATGTTCTGAATGAGCAGTTGATTCAGACTGGTGAAGAGCCGGTTGCCTTCGATCATGACTGCCGCGAAGGTATCTGTGGTATGTGCAGCCTGATGATCAATGGTCAGGCTCACGGCCCGGATAAAGGAACAACCACCTGCCAGTTGCACATGAGAAGATTCAAGTCGGGGCAAACCGTCGTCATTGAGCCCTGGCGTGCCGCTGCGTTTCCGGTTGTACGCGATCTTGTCGTTGATCGATCTGCGTTTGACAGGATTATCAGCGCGGGGGGATTCGTTTCTGTCAACACTGGCAATGCTCCGGATGGGAACGCAATTCCAGTGCCCGGCCATCGTCAGGAACTGGCGATGGACGCTGCTGCGTGCATCGGGTGCGGTGCCTGCGTGGCTGCCTGTAAGAATGCGTCTGCAATGCTGTTTGTTTCGGCGAAAGTTTCGCAACTTGCAATTCTGCCGCAGGGACAACCAGAACGAGCATCTCGTGTTGTCGGGATGGTGACACAAATGGACGAGGAAGGATTTGGTTCCTGTACGAATACGTCTGAATGTGAAGCTGCCTGCCCTGCCGAAATCAGTGTTACAAATATCGCTCGCCTGAATCGCGAATACGTGAAGGCGATGATCACCTCCGACGTGTAG
- a CDS encoding fumarate hydratase produces MPTAPFAFEPMFDLGTDDTQYRLLTRDHVSVKSFDGNDVLCVKPEALTLLSSQAFHDINFFLRPAHLRQVAAILDDPEASENDRMVALTLLKNCDVASAGVLPICQDTGTAIVLGKKGNSVWSTGDEEALSRGIYNAYTENNLRYSQNAPLTMWDEKNTNTNLPAQLDLMACDGDEYKFLFISKGGGSANKSYLYQETRAVLNPKSLVDYLTSKMVTLGTAACPPYHLTFVIGGTSAEATMKTVKLASTKYYDHLPTTGSPLGRAFRDVELEEQMLEAARNCGIGAQFGGKYFALDVRVIRLPRHGASLPIGIGVSCSADRQAKAKITKEGVFLEQLEFNPLQYIPEDLRHRKDDSAVKIDLNRPMSEILEELDRYPVTTRLLMSGPIIVARDIAHAKLRERLESGQPLPDYFRNHPVYYAGPAKKPVGYASGSFGPTTAGRMDSYVDLFQSAGGSMVMIAKGNRGKQVTEACHRHGGFYLGSIGGPAAILAKENIRDVQVVEFEELGMEAIWKIEVVDFPAFILVDNKGNDFFETVGGGGCSH; encoded by the coding sequence ATGCCCACCGCTCCTTTTGCCTTCGAACCAATGTTTGATCTGGGGACCGATGATACGCAGTATCGGCTCCTGACGCGTGATCATGTTTCCGTCAAGTCGTTTGATGGCAACGATGTCCTCTGTGTGAAGCCGGAGGCGCTGACATTGCTGAGTTCTCAGGCCTTTCACGATATCAACTTTTTTCTCCGGCCCGCCCACCTGCGACAGGTTGCTGCCATCCTGGACGATCCGGAGGCCTCAGAAAACGACCGCATGGTGGCGCTGACGCTGCTGAAAAATTGCGACGTGGCCAGCGCGGGAGTTTTGCCGATCTGCCAGGACACCGGGACAGCGATCGTCCTGGGGAAAAAAGGCAATTCAGTTTGGTCCACGGGAGATGAAGAGGCTCTCTCACGCGGCATCTACAATGCCTATACCGAAAACAATCTTCGGTATTCGCAGAATGCTCCACTCACAATGTGGGATGAAAAGAACACCAATACCAACCTGCCTGCTCAGCTTGATCTGATGGCTTGTGATGGTGACGAATACAAGTTTCTGTTCATCTCAAAAGGGGGAGGCAGCGCGAACAAGTCGTACCTCTATCAGGAGACACGAGCTGTTCTGAATCCGAAATCACTCGTCGATTATCTGACCTCGAAAATGGTGACACTTGGTACCGCGGCCTGCCCTCCCTATCACCTGACATTCGTGATCGGCGGAACATCGGCAGAAGCTACGATGAAGACGGTAAAGCTGGCGTCAACAAAGTACTACGACCACCTGCCAACCACGGGGAGTCCACTTGGCCGAGCCTTTCGCGACGTTGAACTGGAAGAGCAAATGCTGGAGGCCGCTCGCAACTGTGGCATCGGCGCGCAGTTTGGAGGGAAGTATTTTGCACTGGATGTTCGAGTCATTCGATTGCCCCGACATGGAGCGTCGTTGCCGATTGGAATTGGTGTGTCGTGCAGCGCGGATCGTCAGGCAAAGGCGAAGATCACAAAGGAAGGAGTCTTTCTGGAACAACTGGAATTCAATCCGCTTCAGTACATCCCGGAAGATCTGCGGCATCGCAAGGATGACAGTGCTGTGAAGATTGACTTGAATCGTCCTATGTCAGAAATCCTGGAAGAATTAGACAGGTATCCTGTGACGACTCGTCTGTTGATGTCTGGTCCCATCATTGTTGCACGCGACATCGCCCATGCGAAACTGCGTGAACGGCTTGAGTCGGGGCAACCTCTGCCCGACTATTTCAGGAATCATCCGGTGTACTATGCAGGGCCTGCCAAGAAACCGGTTGGTTACGCAAGTGGGTCCTTCGGCCCGACGACTGCGGGGCGTATGGATTCCTACGTCGATTTGTTCCAGTCCGCTGGTGGCAGCATGGTGATGATCGCTAAAGGAAACCGAGGCAAGCAGGTTACGGAAGCCTGCCATCGTCATGGTGGGTTTTACCTGGGAAGTATTGGAGGGCCGGCTGCAATTCTGGCCAAGGAGAATATCCGCGACGTTCAGGTCGTTGAATTCGAAGAGCTCGGAATGGAAGCGATCTGGAAGATCGAAGTTGTCGACTTTCCGGCCTTCATTCTGGTTGACAACAAAGGAAATGATTTCTTCGAAACGGTCGGCGGCGGCGGTTGCAGTCATTAA
- a CDS encoding cupin domain-containing protein gives MKSTEQRLSGMPFININDFQAVEPVPGCRLRTPYGENLMLSYLEMDEGAEIPLHHHPHEQGGILLKGRMQLTIGEETRICEAGSMFIIPPNVPHRAVAVDGPAVVMDVFSPVREDYAELMNRYIPPVGEDHV, from the coding sequence GTGAAATCGACAGAGCAAAGGTTGTCCGGTATGCCGTTCATCAACATCAACGATTTCCAGGCCGTTGAACCTGTCCCGGGGTGTCGCTTGAGAACTCCGTATGGCGAAAACCTGATGCTGTCTTATCTGGAAATGGATGAAGGCGCGGAGATACCTTTACACCATCATCCACACGAACAGGGCGGAATTCTGTTAAAGGGACGGATGCAGTTGACAATCGGCGAGGAAACTCGAATCTGTGAGGCGGGCTCGATGTTTATCATCCCGCCGAATGTACCACACCGCGCTGTAGCAGTGGATGGCCCCGCTGTTGTCATGGACGTTTTCAGTCCGGTTCGGGAAGACTACGCCGAATTGATGAACCGTTACATTCCGCCTGTCGGAGAAGACCACGTATGA
- a CDS encoding DUF1592 domain-containing protein yields MNQSYQGVPLKRLLIIVLSCLQPIVCTTSAQDLENATPLLTSHCADCHNAVSHEGGLDLSSLSHDLTDPGILARWVRIHDRISNGEMPPADANTMTENQRARLLSTLTTTITRAHDSGKGTVLRRLNRREYENTMNDLFGTNLQLQELLPEDGRSHGFDTIGEALSISAVQMQRYLEAAEAVIDAAIVSTIAKPQNTTTSSSYADTRGGENFLGKNWLQLDDGAVVFFRQWGYPTGMLRETNVRTAGRYRIRVNGYAYQSDVPVTFSISGTTFQRGVEQPNWGYYSMPVGNDSSVHTVEIETWIESNYMVRIEPWGIDDAYEIKNKGIENYRGPGLAIKSIEVEGPLIDEWPLRGHKLLFDGLDRQEVMPRNPRDRERSYYKPTFALMLNDAGPQVTSALKRVATAAFRRDVNDAEVKPFVELFLAQQEDGISAEEAYRAAVVAIFCSPDFLFLKEPARQLNDHQLASRLSYALTRTSPDTELSAAADQQRLCNDPAALRIHASRFMQSTHFDRFVTDFTDSWLNLREIEFTNPDKALFPEFDEYLQHSMVQETRAFLKEIVTRDLPVTSIVKSDFAMLNERLAEHYGIVDVDGPQLRVVPLPEHAVRGGFLTQGAVLKVSANGNHTSPVVRGVFVMERILGQKVPPPPPGVPGVEPDIRGATTLRELLDKHRNVDSCRSCHQMIDPPGFALESFDPVGLYRDRFRSLGEGERVVRRINGNNVRYKLGPSVDATGALPDGRTFDSYVQFRELLASDPHRLAKAFVTTFLTFSTGREMGFSDRAEIERITSSTASVNYGIRSLILASLDSSIFRRK; encoded by the coding sequence ATGAACCAATCGTATCAGGGCGTGCCGCTGAAGCGACTGTTGATCATTGTCTTGTCATGCCTTCAGCCGATCGTATGCACGACATCGGCTCAGGATCTGGAAAACGCAACGCCGCTACTCACTTCGCATTGCGCTGATTGTCACAACGCAGTATCTCATGAAGGCGGGCTCGACTTGTCGTCCCTGTCACATGATCTTACTGATCCTGGTATTCTGGCGCGATGGGTTCGTATTCACGATCGCATTTCAAACGGTGAGATGCCCCCCGCTGACGCGAACACGATGACCGAGAATCAGCGGGCACGACTGCTCAGCACACTGACCACTACCATCACCCGCGCGCATGACTCCGGTAAAGGTACAGTGCTGCGACGTCTCAATCGTCGTGAATATGAAAATACGATGAACGACTTGTTTGGGACAAACCTGCAACTGCAGGAACTTCTCCCGGAAGACGGACGTTCCCACGGCTTTGATACGATCGGCGAAGCACTGAGCATCAGCGCGGTACAGATGCAGCGATACCTGGAGGCGGCTGAAGCTGTGATCGACGCTGCCATCGTCAGTACGATCGCAAAACCTCAGAACACCACGACCAGTTCCAGTTACGCCGATACCCGCGGCGGTGAGAATTTCCTGGGTAAGAACTGGCTGCAGCTGGACGATGGCGCCGTCGTTTTCTTCAGACAATGGGGCTACCCGACAGGCATGCTGCGGGAAACCAATGTCCGGACGGCAGGCCGATACAGGATCCGGGTCAACGGATACGCCTATCAATCAGATGTACCAGTGACTTTTTCAATCTCCGGCACAACCTTTCAACGGGGGGTTGAACAACCGAACTGGGGTTACTACTCAATGCCTGTTGGCAACGACTCCAGCGTTCACACCGTGGAAATTGAAACGTGGATCGAATCAAATTACATGGTTCGCATAGAACCCTGGGGCATCGACGATGCGTATGAAATCAAGAACAAAGGCATTGAGAATTATCGTGGTCCGGGCCTTGCCATCAAATCCATTGAAGTCGAAGGCCCGCTGATCGACGAATGGCCTTTACGCGGCCACAAGCTGTTGTTTGACGGGCTGGATCGTCAGGAAGTAATGCCTCGCAATCCACGTGATCGGGAACGTTCTTACTACAAACCCACTTTTGCTCTGATGCTCAACGATGCCGGGCCGCAGGTCACTTCTGCTCTGAAACGTGTGGCCACCGCAGCGTTCCGCAGAGACGTCAATGATGCCGAAGTTAAGCCATTTGTTGAACTGTTTCTGGCTCAGCAGGAAGACGGTATTTCGGCCGAGGAGGCCTATCGCGCGGCTGTGGTCGCCATTTTTTGTTCGCCCGATTTTCTGTTTCTGAAAGAACCGGCACGACAGCTAAACGATCATCAGCTGGCCAGTCGCCTGTCCTACGCTCTTACCAGGACGTCTCCCGATACCGAATTGTCGGCTGCCGCCGATCAGCAACGGCTTTGCAATGATCCGGCTGCTCTGCGGATCCACGCAAGCCGATTCATGCAGTCCACTCATTTTGATCGTTTCGTGACGGACTTCACGGATTCGTGGCTGAATCTGCGGGAAATTGAATTCACTAATCCCGACAAGGCGTTGTTCCCGGAGTTCGATGAATATCTGCAGCATTCAATGGTTCAGGAAACACGAGCCTTCCTGAAAGAAATCGTAACTCGCGATTTGCCGGTGACCAGTATTGTGAAGTCCGACTTTGCGATGCTGAACGAACGACTGGCAGAACACTATGGAATCGTAGACGTCGATGGCCCGCAGTTGCGCGTCGTGCCATTACCAGAGCATGCTGTTCGAGGCGGCTTTCTCACGCAGGGAGCGGTACTGAAAGTTTCCGCCAACGGCAATCATACGTCTCCGGTTGTTCGGGGCGTGTTCGTGATGGAACGCATTCTGGGCCAAAAGGTGCCACCTCCACCTCCCGGAGTTCCCGGAGTCGAGCCGGATATCCGCGGAGCGACAACACTGCGGGAACTGCTCGACAAACACCGAAACGTCGACTCATGCCGCAGCTGTCACCAAATGATTGACCCACCGGGATTTGCTCTGGAGAGTTTTGATCCGGTTGGATTGTATCGTGATCGTTTCCGCAGTCTTGGCGAAGGAGAACGAGTGGTCCGTCGCATCAACGGAAACAACGTTCGTTACAAATTGGGACCTTCGGTGGATGCGACCGGGGCTCTGCCCGACGGCCGTACCTTTGACAGCTACGTACAGTTTCGCGAATTGTTAGCTTCTGACCCCCATCGCCTGGCGAAAGCGTTCGTGACGACATTTCTTACGTTTTCCACGGGGCGCGAAATGGGATTTTCTGACAGGGCAGAGATCGAGCGAATTACCAGTTCCACGGCATCGGTGAACTACGGTATCCGCAGCCTGATACTGGCGTCGTTGGACAGCTCGATTTTCAGACGGAAATGA
- a CDS encoding sigma-70 family RNA polymerase sigma factor: MLDITKMLANIEAGAANASDQLLPLVYKELRAIAAQKMSQEPPGATIQATALVHEAYLRLVGSGNEQQWSHRGHFFAAAAESMRRILVEIARAKSRQKRGGQQKRQVLHESTIEAPIKSDQVLAIDEALERLKQVNPQAAQLVNLRYFAGFTIEDSARAMEISPRKANQVWAYARAWLADELGYES; this comes from the coding sequence ATGCTCGACATAACCAAAATGCTGGCAAACATAGAAGCCGGGGCCGCGAATGCGTCTGACCAGCTGTTGCCGCTGGTTTATAAGGAACTCAGAGCGATTGCGGCTCAAAAGATGTCGCAGGAACCTCCAGGGGCCACAATACAGGCAACGGCGCTTGTTCATGAAGCTTACCTCCGTCTGGTCGGATCAGGCAATGAGCAGCAATGGTCCCATCGAGGGCACTTCTTTGCTGCCGCAGCAGAATCGATGCGACGAATTCTGGTGGAAATTGCCCGAGCAAAGTCGCGGCAGAAGCGGGGTGGTCAACAGAAACGGCAGGTTCTCCACGAATCTACAATTGAAGCTCCAATCAAGTCAGATCAGGTACTGGCCATCGATGAAGCTCTGGAGCGATTGAAGCAGGTGAACCCGCAAGCGGCCCAACTGGTCAACCTTCGTTATTTTGCAGGTTTCACGATTGAAGACTCCGCCAGAGCAATGGAGATCTCACCAAGAAAGGCGAACCAGGTATGGGCCTACGCCCGTGCCTGGCTTGCCGATGAACTCGGATATGAATCCTGA
- a CDS encoding serine/threonine-protein kinase, which produces MNEEQIFTEALELENPEERAEFLQRVCSDESARRRVERLLKFHRADDLPVDSPAAGAISELRLPENEAIVGEYIGPYRLLEQIGEGGMGAVYLAEQKSPVKRKVAVKVIKPGMDSRQVIARFESERQALAMMEHSNIAHVLDVGETEQGRPYFVMELVRGVPITEFCERQDTTIRDRLKLFTEVCLAVQHSHSKGIIHRDIKPSNVLVTLHDGQPVVKMIDFGVAKALNSQLTDRTLFTNHAQMIGTPLYMSPEQAEMSGLGVDTRTDIYALGVLLYELLTGSTPFDEERLKRVGFDEMRRIIREEEPPRPSMRVSTAGRDRETISDKRVLNLKRTGELLKGELDWIAIKALEKNRSRRYQTAQEFAEDIRRYLANEPVNACPPSNTYRLRKLLARHRSIAITAGIAGLLLVSATAISTAFAFEASRARQLMSDAKDSAELKATIASAISHFLRDDLLRSSLSEGADRSISLREALDKASVAIEGRYADQPLVEAEIRSTLGLAYNALGEQRAAMRHMDRVFQLQSSHLGELHRDTLKAMFHKGNILASYDRTSDLTLKERSARAAQQLEATLKLQREALGESDPDTLTTMGHLALCFSRSGRFADAQLMFDRANAGFTQATAPNDHRAMDCLEQTVAFLKAHGETEQAHKVQLTIDERRHRRSTKETDELQKAVEACREQVASRVRALGSRAPQTMEACIRLSETLLKCRRGEEAEEILLNVLRTQENDLGQEDELTVQTRRKLGCLYLELSQLDKSAEYFTSVLDQADVDATTIQSLKFIAETRKFQQRFSDAARLHGIIAETESRLYGSDDPRAVRSLRDEGATYALMHDMEQLQRVTTEILQCVGAEHPDAVFCQLALGAEYLSQGNLESAEEVFGAVFFRSTDTVDGDDPLTLVAGSKLAVVYQQLGKTVEAETLSRDMLKRVESAFGPVHVHTFIAVCQLASVCIDSMRLEEASDLCIRASGIQPQLVSQTHQKVSNLKTLAEVFEKLRLAGGADRAEYLNVANRLVNEARGAGETELAQTWSKMLDATFPE; this is translated from the coding sequence ATGAACGAAGAACAAATCTTCACGGAAGCTCTGGAACTGGAGAACCCTGAAGAGAGAGCCGAATTCCTGCAGCGAGTCTGTAGTGACGAATCGGCTCGTCGGCGAGTCGAGCGGCTGCTGAAATTTCATCGTGCGGATGACCTGCCGGTGGATTCACCGGCTGCCGGAGCGATCAGCGAACTCCGCTTGCCCGAAAATGAAGCCATCGTAGGTGAGTACATCGGCCCGTATCGTCTACTGGAGCAAATTGGCGAAGGTGGCATGGGAGCGGTCTATCTGGCTGAACAAAAATCTCCCGTCAAACGCAAAGTCGCGGTCAAAGTCATCAAACCAGGAATGGATTCGAGGCAGGTGATTGCTCGATTCGAATCTGAACGCCAGGCACTGGCGATGATGGAACATTCGAACATTGCACATGTGCTGGACGTTGGTGAAACCGAACAGGGACGCCCATATTTTGTGATGGAGCTCGTTCGCGGTGTTCCGATTACCGAGTTCTGCGAACGTCAGGACACCACCATCCGCGATCGGCTGAAGCTGTTCACTGAAGTTTGTCTCGCGGTACAGCATTCACACTCCAAGGGCATCATTCACCGTGACATCAAGCCATCGAATGTTCTGGTGACACTGCATGATGGGCAGCCGGTTGTGAAGATGATTGACTTTGGAGTTGCCAAGGCTCTGAATTCACAACTGACAGATCGAACGCTGTTCACGAATCATGCTCAAATGATCGGGACTCCGTTGTACATGAGCCCTGAACAGGCCGAAATGAGCGGACTTGGTGTTGACACTCGCACCGACATTTATGCCCTGGGCGTGTTGCTGTACGAATTACTGACTGGATCGACCCCGTTCGACGAAGAGCGTCTGAAACGAGTCGGCTTCGATGAAATGAGACGAATTATTCGGGAAGAAGAACCTCCACGACCAAGCATGCGAGTGAGTACTGCAGGCAGAGATCGCGAGACAATCAGCGATAAACGCGTCCTGAATTTAAAACGTACCGGAGAACTTCTGAAAGGCGAGCTTGACTGGATTGCCATCAAGGCTCTGGAAAAAAATCGTTCCCGCCGGTATCAGACGGCTCAGGAATTCGCCGAGGATATTCGTCGCTACCTGGCCAATGAACCGGTCAACGCATGCCCCCCGTCGAATACCTACCGACTTCGAAAACTTCTGGCAAGGCATCGTTCGATAGCCATCACCGCCGGGATCGCGGGCCTGCTGCTTGTCAGCGCAACAGCGATTTCAACGGCCTTTGCGTTCGAGGCATCCCGCGCCCGTCAACTCATGTCCGACGCGAAGGACTCGGCAGAACTCAAGGCGACCATTGCAAGTGCTATCAGCCATTTTCTTCGCGACGATCTGCTCCGCTCATCACTATCGGAGGGTGCGGATCGCAGCATCAGTTTACGTGAAGCCCTGGACAAAGCCTCCGTTGCCATTGAAGGTCGATATGCTGATCAGCCACTTGTCGAAGCCGAAATTCGATCGACGCTTGGGCTTGCGTACAACGCGCTTGGCGAACAGCGAGCAGCCATGCGACACATGGATCGTGTCTTTCAGCTTCAGTCCTCCCATTTGGGGGAGCTCCACCGAGATACCCTGAAGGCTATGTTCCATAAGGGTAACATTCTTGCGTCGTACGACCGTACCTCTGACTTGACGCTCAAAGAACGTTCGGCAAGAGCTGCGCAGCAACTGGAAGCCACTCTGAAGCTGCAGCGGGAGGCTCTGGGAGAGTCAGATCCCGATACGCTCACGACCATGGGGCACCTGGCGTTGTGTTTTAGTCGTTCGGGACGGTTCGCCGATGCTCAACTGATGTTCGATCGGGCGAATGCGGGCTTCACCCAGGCGACTGCTCCGAACGACCATCGAGCCATGGATTGTCTGGAACAAACGGTTGCCTTCCTGAAAGCCCATGGCGAAACAGAACAGGCACACAAAGTACAGCTTACCATTGATGAGCGGCGACACCGACGTTCAACAAAGGAAACGGATGAACTGCAGAAGGCCGTTGAGGCGTGTCGTGAACAGGTTGCTTCAAGAGTACGAGCGCTGGGCAGTCGAGCCCCCCAGACCATGGAGGCGTGTATCCGTCTGTCAGAGACACTGTTGAAATGTCGACGCGGGGAAGAAGCCGAAGAAATCCTGCTCAACGTACTCAGAACACAGGAAAATGACCTGGGGCAGGAGGACGAATTGACCGTGCAGACGCGCAGGAAACTGGGGTGTCTGTATCTTGAACTGTCTCAGCTGGATAAGTCTGCGGAATACTTTACGTCTGTTCTGGATCAGGCAGATGTTGATGCGACCACAATTCAGAGTCTTAAGTTCATTGCGGAAACTCGGAAGTTTCAACAGCGGTTCTCGGATGCGGCCCGGCTGCATGGGATCATTGCGGAAACGGAATCGCGACTCTACGGCTCCGACGACCCTCGAGCAGTTCGTTCACTCAGAGACGAAGGCGCAACCTACGCTTTAATGCATGACATGGAACAGTTACAGCGCGTCACCACGGAGATTCTGCAATGCGTTGGAGCAGAGCATCCGGACGCTGTCTTCTGCCAGTTGGCTCTGGGGGCCGAATACCTTTCGCAGGGGAATCTTGAGTCTGCTGAGGAGGTCTTTGGAGCGGTTTTTTTTCGGTCGACGGATACTGTCGACGGGGATGATCCACTGACGCTGGTTGCAGGCAGCAAACTGGCCGTTGTTTATCAGCAACTTGGAAAGACCGTCGAAGCCGAAACGCTGAGTCGGGACATGTTAAAGAGGGTTGAGTCTGCATTTGGTCCGGTCCATGTCCACACATTCATTGCTGTTTGCCAGCTGGCCTCTGTTTGCATTGATTCAATGCGGCTTGAGGAGGCTTCGGATCTCTGTATTCGCGCTTCAGGAATCCAGCCCCAGCTGGTTTCACAGACTCATCAGAAAGTTTCCAACCTGAAAACACTGGCTGAGGTCTTTGAAAAACTCCGTCTCGCGGGGGGCGCTGACAGGGCCGAATACCTGAACGTCGCCAATCGACTGGTGAATGAGGCCAGGGGGGCTGGTGAAACGGAATTGGCGCAAACCTGGTCAAAAATGCTGGATGCCACGTTTCCCGAATAA